The following are encoded together in the Plasmodium malariae genome assembly, chromosome: 1 genome:
- the PmUG01_01011400 gene encoding fam-m protein, with protein sequence MEQNIKSILFIKITLFILLNWFCHFNNVACTFITSINYNCNVGTKIASRTHRLLAKYKQYKNSYITRLNENISHNDGVYEKENMYNKKKRIVAEKKQSNRSLLNKGQYYTEIVNYNNGMFDGKHFHFEKKWIKKIDYDNFLERKRRICDIVLKKIKYKNYGYIVAIFFIFSLFAVAIDTIPRLKPLHEAFKSLNDGDILKSMYDFVNSWGDSVNKYIYITLYCVFMLILIIVLVMGICKILRNNEKYNKIKLMIQ encoded by the exons atggaacaaaatattaagtcaatcttatttattaaaattactttgtttatacttttaaacTGGTTCTGTCATTTTAACAATGTTGcg tgtaCTTTTATTACatctataaattataattgtaaCGTTGGTACAAAAATAGCTTCAAGAACTCATAGAttactagcaaaatataaacagtATAAGAATTCCTATATAACAAGGTTAAATGAGAATATATCACACAATGATGGAgtatatgaaaaagaaaacatgtataataaaaaaaaaaggatcgTGGCAGAAAAGAAGCAATCTAATAGatctttattaaataaggGGCAATACTATACAGAAATTgtcaattataataatggaatgtttgatggaaaacatttccattttgaaaaaaaatggattaaaaaaatagattatgataattttcttgaaagaaaaaggagaatttgtgatatagttttaaaaaagataaaatataaaaattacggATATATAgttgctatattttttattttttccttgttTGCAGTAGCAATAGACACAATACCAAGATTAAAGCCTTTGCATGAAGCTTTTAAATCTCTTAATGATGGTGATATATTGAAAAGTATGTATGATTTTGTAAATAGCTGGGGAGATtcagtaaataaatatatttatattacgtTATATTGTGTATTTATGCTTATATTGATTATTGTACTTGTAATGGGAATTTGCAAGAtcttaagaaataatgaaaaatataataaaattaagttgaTGATCcagtaa
- the PmUG01_01011800 gene encoding fam-l protein, whose protein sequence is MERKIMLLLLIKIYALVLLPWALHFKNDVSIFIKSQYENYNLGKKLENRRYRTLSKYKQDMYVHNTCLKEDIKNYVSNEKKDVTDIEKKVTTQKEKLNTVSSMIERGHKQYIKNKSCMFETKKYFHMEKKIFKELDYIDFLNNNKTISNKIFRKLVLKKYRVRFVLPLFFVLCLLASIILDFSCGVGLIQGFIELLKHPFVGWLRPLHKALKESSLSFLFESLKGLDETKKKLVDGGLHKFYVTSFLCYMIYLIPFLILTFTLIFMVVYYHKKVKKYQKIKFRKR, encoded by the coding sequence agtatatttataaaatccCAGTATGAAAACTACAACCTTggtaaaaaattagaaaataggAGATATAGGACactatcaaaatataaacaggatatgtatgtacataatacatgtttaaaagaagatataaaaaattatgtatcaaacgaaaaaaaagatgtaactgatattgaaaaaaaggtaacaacacaaaaagaaaagttaAATACAGTGTCATCAATGATTGAAAGAGGccataaacaatatataaaaaataaatcgtGTAtgtttgaaacaaaaaaatattttcatatggaaaaaaaaatatttaaagaacttGATTACATAGATTTTCTTAACAACAACAAAACAAttagtaataaaattttcagaaaattggttttaaaaaaatacagagTACGATTCGTTTTACCTTTATTCTTTGTCTTATGTTTATTAGCCTCAATAATATTAGATTTTTCTTGTGGCGTAGGACTTATTCAGGGTTTTATTGAATTATTGAAACACCCTTTTGTTGGTTGGTTGAGACCATTGCATAAAGCTTTAAAGGAATCCTCGTTAAGTTTTCTGTTCGAATCCCTTAAAGGATTGGATGAGACCAAAAAGAAATTAGTTGATGGTGGTctacataaattttatgtaacaagttttttgtgttatatgatatatttaataccTTTCTTAATATTAACTTTCACCCTAATATTTATGGTTGtttattaccataaaaaagttaaaaaatatcaaaaaattaagtttagAAAAAGGTAA
- the PmUG01_01011200 gene encoding PIR protein, with amino-acid sequence MLVGSLSHHIYKELNNDVQGTSYDSYCSEFSNTGNSNNLESYNLCKKISRNTDILSVYRDTIHFSTLCSHYRYWAYYNINKILANFTDNNNAKALVKKFLQVRDNITRVFNAYYCQYSFSDDILQELNNMKEEKYLHDYFKNYDIIKTSDSCSRVTPSVYEKYLNYIITLYNKHKNQMECCIDSFWTECEDYFKCNEEFDPNKLLSILKSNGSKKCDNLIKAQTPPTSVSTTHWGHSLTNVTDSIYYFMCTDIPNGNITHSQQKDGRLRCHRFRTSDRSHNNLISPSLQPPSVQVPFTISGQRGFSLSAELPRKSLELNEHLKKQYILSSSQTLDLTQDKSDDKNSPCKNTLLVRDISGICREPDVRETQTIGVKLNTYAPGRKIKIRLNHNSNMFKNNFFRVGIAFTLIAGIIFTIFLFYKFTPFGRCFHKKVSRKKRIDDYYDDPYMRQFIIRAPK; translated from the exons ATGTTAGTAGGATCACTTTcacatcatatatataaagaactCAATAATGATGTTCAGGGAACAAGTTACGATAGTTATTGTAGTGAATTCAGTAATACAGGAAATAGTAACAACTTAGAGAGTTATAATctgtgtaaaaaaatatcacgAAATACAGATATTTTATCAGTATATCGTGATACAATTCATTTTAGTACACTTTGTTCACATTATAGATATTGGGCatattacaatataaataaaattttagcaAATTTTacagataataataatgccAAAGCAttagttaaaaaatttttacaggTTCGAGATAATATTACTAGGGTTTTTAATGCGTATTATTGCCAATATAGCTTTAGCGATGATATTCTACAAGAactaaataatatgaaagaagaaaaatatttacatgattattttaaaaattatgatattattaaaacatcTGATAGTTGTAGTCGTGTTACACCCAgtgtatatgaaaaatatcttaattatattattacactATATAACAAGCATAAAAATCAAATGGAATGTTGTATAGATTCATTTTGGACAGAATGTGaagattattttaaatgcaATGAAGAATTTGATCCTAATAAATTGTTGTCTATTTTAAAGTCTAACGGAAGTAAAAAGTGCGATAACTTAATAAAAGCTCAGACACCTCCAACATCAGTTAGTACAACGCATTGGGGGCATTCCCTAACAAATGTTACAGATTCAATTTATTACTTCATGTGTACAGATATACCAAATGGTAACATTACACATAGTCAACAAAAAGATGGAAGACTTAGATGTCATAGATTTAGGACATCCGATAGATcgcataataatttaatatcgCCTTCTCTTCAACCTCCTTCTGTGCAGGTTCCTTTTACGATTTCTGGACAAAGAGGATTTTCTTTATCTGCAGAATTACCACGTAAGAGCCTAGAATTAAAcgaacatttaaaaaaacaatatatattatcctCTTCACAAACATTAGATCTAACTCAAGATAAGAGTGATGATAAAAATTCTCCTTGTAAAAATACACTATTAGTAAGAGATATATCAGGAATATGCAGAGAGCCCGATGTTCGCGAAACGCAAACTATTGGAGTAAAATTGAACACATATGCTCcaggaagaaaaataaaaatcagaCTAAATCATAATTCTAACATGTtcaaaaacaatttttttcgCGTTGGAATCGCATTTACTCTGATAGCAGGAATAATTTTCactattttccttttttataaa ttTACTCCTTTTGGAAGatgttttcataaaaaagtatcaaggaaaaaaagaattgacGATTATTATGATGATCCCTATATGCGGCAGTTTATTATCCGCGCTCCAAAATAG
- the PmUG01_01011000 gene encoding Plasmodium exported protein, unknown function: MKKNCRSFFYVEIAIFIILTWIYHINSNVNLYNNSLDKNDNIYKTLYTRTCRFLEEYGQKKGSNFVWIKGDIPTIEEFEKLYPPNNAKVKKERYKHPNGCCLNNAVGEKQRRKSIFSVYKGADPYFQKRTFDKTYFKNKVRDFTNEDFKFLRNKIELKEALFYVISIFFVPIILILNVIIILHRIGGIENIVATWTTSYYFSVGFVIFTFIVMAAIIYIYRKIAKYDKFALIKNKLNNTMFPLL; the protein is encoded by the exons atgaaaaaaaattgtaggTCATTTTTTTACGTTGAAATTGctatctttattattttaacctGGATATATCATATAAACAGTAATGTG aatttatataataattctttggataaaaatgacaatatttataaaacattatatacaAGAACTTGTCGATTTCTAGAAGAATATGGACAAAAAAAGGGTTCGAATTTTGTGTGGATAAAAGGAGATATACCAACTATTGAAGAGTTTGAAAAATTGTATCCACCTAATAAtgcaaaagtaaaaaaagaaagatataAACATCCAAATGGATGTTGCTTAAATAATGCAGTAGGAGAAAAACAACGTAGGAAAAGTATATTTTCTGTATACAAAGGAGCAGATCcatattttcaaaaacgGACGTTTgacaaaacatattttaaaaataaagttagaGATTTTACGAATGAAGATTTCaagtttttaagaaataagaTAGAATTAAAGGAAGCTTTGTTTTATGtcatatctattttttttgtaccaattatattaatactaaatgttataataattttacaccGTATTGGGGGGATAGAAAATATTGTGGCAACATGGACAACatcttattattttagtgtaggatttgttatatttacatttatagtTATGGCAgccattatttatatttacagaaaaattgcaaaatatgataagtttgcacttataaaaaataagttgaATAATACTATGTTCCCCTTATTATAG
- the PmUG01_01011600 gene encoding fam-l protein → METKIKILFLINVTIFIYLNWICHFTNDMCTFSKSRYKEHKNGDTQYIITYRLLTKCKQDKNSNYVSLKEETLNNEEHKKIYITQNEKGGKSINKQYYKNLLNNANCHKERKKNKSFVFETNNYSRLEKKIFKELDFINFLKKNRTISSRTYENIICKRHKMLFILPGTLLLLLSISFILDSFCECGLIKWLFIVFNSILATGWQKTLRLWFHYDCSSIGSFFRYTKVNVGGQSKTAYYYITGLFGFVAYFLPFFLLGIILISGIIYYHTKVKKYEKLKFRKK, encoded by the exons atggaaacaaaaattaagataCTTTTCCTTATTAACGTTActatctttatatatttaaattggATATGTCATTTTACCAATGATATg TGTACGTTTAGCAAATCACGGTATAAGGAGCACAAAAATGGGGATACACAATACATAATAACTTATagattattaacaaaatgtAAACAGGATAAGAATTCAAATTATGTAAGTTTAAAAGAAGAgacattaaataatgaagagcacaaaaaaatatatataactcaAAACGAAAAAGGGGGcaaaagtataaataaacaatactataaaaatttgttaaataatGCTAATTGTCATAAAGAAcgtaagaaaaataaatcttttgtatttgaaacaaataattattcacgtcttgaaaaaaaaatattcaaagaacttgattttataaattttcttaagAAAAATAGGACAATTAGTAGTAGAACATacgaaaatattatttgtaaaagaCATAAAATGCTATTTATATTACCTGGAACATTGTTGTTGCTGTTATCCATATCTTTCATATTAGATAGTTTTTGTGAATGTGGGCTTATAAAGTGGTTATTTATAGTATTTAATAGCATATTAGCGACGGGGTGGCAAAAAACCTTAAGATTATGGTTTCATTATGATTGTAGTTCTATAGGTTCGTTTTTTAGGTATACTAAGGTGAATGTTGGTGGTCAATCTAAAACggcatattattatataacagGTTTATTTGGATTTGTAGCGTATTTCTTACCCTTCTTTTTATTAGGTATCATACTTATATCaggaataatttattaccatacaaaagttaaaaaatacgaaaaactTAAGtttaggaaaaaataa